A genomic region of Dreissena polymorpha isolate Duluth1 chromosome 4, UMN_Dpol_1.0, whole genome shotgun sequence contains the following coding sequences:
- the LOC127877787 gene encoding armadillo repeat-containing protein 7-like, which produces MFSSKSYLERKTGPYGVGRLSYLQSLVNEYQNTDDDDAKTQIIGNLANFAYDPINYEYMKALNVLDLFLDGLEDPDDKIVEFAISGICNACNYHVNKKHIIDNGGVKMVINCLSRPSEDTVLSAITSLIYLICPETKTEIVSLPVVECMLRLSKAKNSKLKNLATIFIEDHCDPSVVVEAQKIQQRHFHIPSTVSS; this is translated from the coding sequence ATGTTCAGCAGTAAGAGCTACCTGGAAAGGAAGACAGGCCCGTATGGTGTAGGCCGACTTAGTTATCTCCAGTCGCTTGTCAACGAGTATCAGAACACAGACGATGATGACGCGAAGACCCAGATAATAGGGAACCTGGCAAACTTTGCTTATGATCCAATCAACTATGAATATATGAAAGCACTGAACGTACTGGATCTGTTCCTTGATGGTTTGGAAGACCCAGATGATAAAATAGTGGAATTTGCTATTAGTGGCATATGTAATGCATGTAACTATCATGTCAATAAGAAACACATAATTGACAATGGCGGTGTGAAGATGGTTATAAACTGCCTGTCCAGGCCGTCAGAAGACACTGTGCTTTCAGCCATTACTTCATTGATATACTTGATTTGTCCAGAGACGAAGACAGAAATAGTAAGTCTTCCTGTGGTAGAATGTATGCTGAGACTTTCAAAGGCCAAAAATTCCAAACTCAAAAACCTTGCAACAATTTTTATCGAGGATCATTGTGACCCTAGTGTTGTGGTAGAAGCGCAGAAGATTCAACAAAGACACTTTCATATTCCTTCAACTGTGTCATCATGA